The window GCTGGAAGCACATCCCTGACTCTGAGGTTTTGTGAGCTGTTGTCTGCTCGGTAACTCCTGGCTGCCTCTGGGACATGTGCCAGCTGTGGAATGCTCAGATAAATCCTCTTGTCCTCCTGGCCCTTGTTCGTCAAGAACGACCTCTGCCAGCAGGCTGTGGCCTTGGAGCAAAAGGCTGACACTGCAGTCTGGTGTTATAGGTGCATCCTGACTGTGAGGCTGTTGTGTCAGCCAGAGTTAGATGTGTTTGTGGTGCAACTTAGCCTTTtgccaggagggagggaaggccTGTTTGTTGAAGGGGAGTTACGATGGTACTGCTGGGAGCCCCTTCTCTGTAATGGAAGGCCTGTATAAAGGGGGCTGGCCTCTTGGTCTCAGCTCACGATACGGGGAGTTTCATAGCCTCAGGCTTTCAGGAGCTTGAGGACTCTTCTGAAAGCTGTCAGCTGTCCTTCCCTGTTTATCTGGGTAACTCTCCTACCTCCTGCCCCTACTTTAAGGGTTGGGGGTGTGCTGTGTAGGCAAATTCTCCCCTTAAGGAGGGGAGTGTCTCTTGATGGTGTCAACTGTGTTGAAATTGTCACCACACACAGATTCTTATCTAGTTCTTACTTACAGCTGTGACAGCTGCCATCTTGCTTCATGAGAGACAAAACCTGTGTGTTGGTGTGGTGTGTGGGCGTCTTGTAACAAGGTCCCAACTTCTCCTGTCCTGTAGGAGTGGGAAGCTGACGCCATCTCAGGTAGCAAAGAACATCATTGCCATGTTGGAGGACTGCGACAAATCCACGCCCCCACTCAGAGCGATAGTGCAATGGGACCAGGAGCAAATAATGCTGGTAATGTCTGCCTCTGGTAGAAAACAAGCAGAGGCTCTTCTGCTGATATATTGCACAGAAAAATATGTAcgcttttcctccctccttgtGTAGACGACTACGAACAAGtttgctttccttcctgcaaAGAGAGGTAGCATTAAAGCAATCTGTTTCCTGCTGGACAACTATGTTTAAAATGGGAGTTGTGTGCTTATGTGGCATCCATCAGCATAGATGCTTCCAAGTAGTAGTTTCCCATCAGCATATggtggaaggagaaagaaacttTTATAGTTTGGCTTAGTAGCAGCCTGAGAAAACTGGTTTTTGTATCTGTTCTGATACTGGTAATGACCTTCAGCTCAACTAAATATATATAACATacacttgttttttttcctctgtgcagaTGGCTGAGGCCTCCACTGCTCGTTACAGAAATAAGTGTACGCTGTCTTATCTGGATGGTATCCCAGTGTGTCTGAAAGAAGAGTTCAAAGTGGTGAGTTTCCTTGTCTAGCTGTCAGTTCATGCTGCAGGTGGTCAAACTAGACAACTCACTGCGACAAGTTTTTAAGGCCAACTCCTCAGCAGAAGCCTAAGACTGTGTTTGTAATAAGGTGTAGTATGTGGGTTTGTAATGAGTAGGATTAACAAGTTTTGCCAGGTGAAGACAGATGTTGGGTACAACAGATGTGTTCTGTGACTCGTACTGATCTCTTTAATCCATGGGGAGTAGAGGGTGGGGGTGAGAAACAGTCCCTCTTGTGATGAAATGAGAATGTATAAAAGCATCTGTAGCAGTGGGTATAACTGTATTTCTCAGGCACTGACTCTGCTCCACTGGCAAAGCATCCCTCTCTCCTTACCTTAAAGGACATGTGTCAGAAATACGCAAGTTACTTTGAAAAGCACCACTCACAAGGAGTTTTGCCTGTGGCCAAACAACAGTTACCATAAAATACTCCTGGCAGTACAGTCAAGCTGTCATAGGCTCTGCAGAGGCGTACCCATAGGGTGGGAGTCCTGTTTATGTACAGATTCTTCCATTGCTGCCTCAAAGTGAAGAATACTTAGCATACCCTGAAAATGAGTCCATCTGGTATTTTGGCATTCATCTAATCTTGGTGCCTTGCTTCAAAACACTGCAGCTCTGAAATGCTGCAGCTCTGTCTGTAGAAAAATTGAAGAGAGCGCTGCAGGGAGGCAGACTTTTTGACCATCTACATGTTTCTGCTCATTTGTATCGTGGTATTAAAAGGACTCCTCTGCATGGGAGAAGGACCAAATGTTGAAGGGTTAAGCGTCTCTCCAACACAGGATAAGTTAAAGAGTGAAGCTTCCTAGCCCTTACTTACTTCTGTGGGTCCTAATGTCGGGGATCCATTGTGGAGTTGAAGTGTGCACGTGGAGCATGCACATCTGCCTGCCTACCTTGCCAGGGTTTTAGGATGAGTAATAAGGTGTATTCTTGCTAAGGTACCTTACCATCACCGAGTGGGAACAGTGTATCTTGGGACAGAGCCCGAAACAGAAGATGCTACTGTGACCAAGAAGCTGCGAGAGGCTGGGGCTATCATTATTGGGGTCTCAAACATGCACGAACTAGGGACTGGAACAACTGGATGCAACCCTAATAGGTAAAaatccctttctcctctctttcccctgGTCTAGAAGTACCTAAAAGTCTGTCCAGAACTGACAGGGAAGGGTACAAAAATAGAGCAAGCATGTGAGAATAAAACTGATGAAGGCATCTTGTGCAGGGAGAACCCCAGGGGTATGAAAACGCAGCATTGTATATTTGAGGGTCAGAGTAGTCATCGAAGCCTGAAGGCTCCTGAAGCCAAAGGAAGGAGAGGATCCAAGTGGCATCTGCTGAGTAAGGAACTTGGTTTGCTGGGCCCTATAGGCCTGGAGGTGTGAATGTTTACAGGATGAGTGGTAGACAAAAGCGgtgacagaaaacaaataaatagtaATCTAACGCTCAGTCACAGTAATGGCTGAAGGCCCAGAACAGTGAGAAAAAGTACAGTCATCTCAGGAGAACATAGtaatttatttcctatttaaacCAGGCTCACTGGAATTTGCTTTACTGTTGTAAATTCTCCAGCTATAACCAAGCTGAGAACTGCTATTCCAGACCCGTGGTCCTCACAACCTTGATAAGCCATGTGTAGAGCCACGCTTTGTGCCCGTGGAGCTGGATAGAACTGGGGCTCCCCCTCAGCTGCAACAACGTGCCAGGGCATTTCCTCACTGTGTGAGGTCAGCTGGATACCCTGCCACCTGGCAGGTCTCTTTGGTGTCTGGGGACTGTGGTCAGACTGGAGACGTTGGGAGCTGCTACTCTGGGAtagagggcagagctggggatgctGACTTGCTTGTCTGTGAGAATTGCTGGCCACCAACTGCTCCACCTTTTGGAGTTGCATAATGCACTGTGGCATGCAGTAATGGCACAGTGCTGTCACAGGCTGAAGAGCTGGAGTGGCGtcctttctcttgctttgagTCTGTCTCTTTTGGGTAGGCTGCTTATCACAACAAGAGATTGGACTCTGAGGCAGAAGTCTTTTTTGCATCTTGTTTTCTATGGACATAGCACTATCTGGGTTTTAATGGTATCTCTTTACTAAGAGATCAGAATCCCTGAGCTGTGTTTCTGGATCTTTTCCTGCCCTGTACTGCACATGGTCCTTCCTAGGAAAAGATTCAACACTATTTGTCTGCTTCAGGTACCACAAGATCCCTAGGAATCCCTACAAGCCTAACCACTTCACAGGTGGGAGCTCCAGTGGGTCAGCAGCAGCTGTAGCAGCAGGTAGGTGGTCCTAAATGGAGTTCAGGGGTGGTGGGAGGAAGGTCCTGAGCCAAAGTACCTTAGGCATTTAGTTTTTATAGGGGGGTTTAGAAGCTGGAAGGAACTCCTAGCTGAACAGAGCACTCTGTGTGCTGTCTTGGCTACAGCTGCTGGTAGAATGGACAGGGCAACATGATGTCTCTCTGATCACAAGCcaacatgtggggtttttttgtaggtcTCTGCCCGGTGGCTATTGGCACAGATGGAGGTGGCTCTGTGAGGATTCCTGCTTCGTTCTGTGGTGTGGTGGGCCTGAAAGGTAGAGCCCTTTAATTGTGGAGGGGATGTGTGTCTTGTTTTCTGTATCAGATAGAATGCCACAAACAAGTCAGGCATAGTCCATTAATTCCTGTCAAGCAAAACTTTTCTAACACCCTGAGAGTCACATGGGTTGCACTGACAGAGCAGAAGTATTTTCAGTACCGGGTATTGAACAGATGTGCAAAAAACCCCCTAACTTACTGATAAATAAAACgtgcatgctgcttttctttctaccTATTGGTCCCTCTTCAATCTTCCTTCTTTGCTGGGACGTTGTTCACAACATAGTTGGGCATCTGTAGTGAGCTGGTGAAAAGCATCTCCACCCACGATGGTTTACCATCATCCCAATTATATGGAGAGGCTGATGCTGCTCAGATTTGTATCTGGTAAGTTAAACCTGGTAATAGGCTTGTATGAAACCAGGATGTAGCCATTCCCTCTTATCTCAGTATTACAAGAAGTAGCAACGCAGTTTTTGCAGTAAGAATGTAATCAAGTAGAATGTGCAGAGGATATAAGAAATGCACAGGGCAGTGTCTACAGCGTGGAAGGTGGCAAGGCAGGATTGTCACTTGGAAGAGATGCTGGCTTTTGGGAATGGTTTATCATTCCAAAGGATCTCAGCTGCTTCATCTGAGACCAGATACTCAGCCACTACTCTTTTTCCATCCTTCACATGTGATCAACTTGATTAATCTTGATTCACCTGAGGaagatgataatgatgatgacaAAAATGTAACTGGTCAGAAAGGTGATACAAGTACTCGCAGAAGACAACTGGTGTAGGCATGAAGTCTTGCTGGCAAAGTGTGTGAGATCTCCCAAGGGGTGGCATCTCCCCGCTGTTGATAATCCTGCTCCTGTGTCTCCATCCTCCATACCATATGCTGCTTCTACATATTTAAATGCATGTATTTCAAAACGTCCTTGCAAATATTTCCCCTCAACTAAATAATTTCTTATGGGGGAAAACAGTTTCACTGTTGAATGCATCTGTTTCACTAATGAGACAGATCGTGGTCAGCAGAACAGGGTACTGAAAGATGAGTGACTGGGCTCTGAAATGGCAGACATAGAAGTAACTGGCACAGGGGTATGTTGCTTACTGACTGGGTGCACCAGAGCCATCTAGGTCAGATCTTGCCAGTGACTGCTGATATCTAGCTAACtgcccatttctttttctctaggtACGTTTGGGCGCATCAGTTCTCAAGGCAGCTTGCCACTCTCCTACTCCACGGTCAGTGTAGGTAAGAGGACTTGTGCTCCACTTCAGGGACCTTGCTGTGTGGTGGTCTTATAGGGGAGGCAACATGTACCTGCAAAAGACCTTGGGAGGAAGGTACTATTTACGCCTCGTCAGATTTTTACAACTGATCTCTCTTTTACAGGCCCTATCTGTACCTCAGTGGCAGATGCAGCCATTGTTTACAGTATCCTTGCTGAGCCAGATCCGCTCTATCCATATGGTAGGTGAGCCTGCTCCCTCCCTGAGCCCAGGTGCTTTGCCTTCCTAGAGGCATCCTAGATAAAAGGAGGAACTCTTGTTTGTTCCCTGCAGGACTAAAACAGCCCAAAGCAACCCTATCTGGTATGTGTGCTCCTGACCTGAAAGGCTTAAAACTGGGAGTGGACTGGACATTTTTTAAGGTGCCTGTTCTATCTCTCTCTTTCCGCTGCTTTGCAAAATCAGATTCTAAAGGAATTCAGTGCATCCACTGTTCTCTTGCCTGTTATCATTAGAACTTCTCATATTTAGTCCTGTAATTGGAAGAGAATATAGCCTGGTTGAAAACATCTACagggatagattttttttttttccctaaggcaGCCTTTTGAGTAAAAGTCTGTTGGAGACACGAGGAAAGGTAACAACTGTACAGCTGATGGCAGTATGCTTCCTCATACTGCTGTTTCTATTGGAAGCAATGCTTCTGAACTGATTACAAAAGACAGTTTAAAATCaaatgaggaaaattaatttatccaTTTGTTGATGATGCTGTAACTGCTGAGTGGTATTTCATCATTCCAATGTAGAAACTGGGCTTGCAAACTAGTACTGCTTGGCAATTGTAATGCAACCCCAAAAACGTGCTCAGAATTTCTTCCCTGGAGGAAAACAAGCACTCTTTCTGGCTCTGCCCCAGTGCAGAGGAGGAATACTCTCTCCTCTGGAAAAGACAACCTTCCCTTTTCTTTAGCGGTATGACCTGCAAGCTGTTCTTTTGGAGTAGGTGGCCTAAGGCAGTCCTGGAGGGCTGTGTTTCACTACCATGAGGGACAGGAACAAGGAAAGCTCCATGAGGACCAAAGTCCTGGTGAGTGTGCTCACCAAGGAGAGGAGAGCAGTTACTAAAGTCTACTTAGTTCTTTCCTCTTATTCTCTAGGCATGTGATGCTGAAGTCCTGTCCATCTGTGAGAAAGGTAAAGAGGAAAAGTCTGTAAGTCTCTTATTCTGTGTGATGTCATGGTATCACTTGGTGCTCCTCTTATGTATGCATTAAAAAGATCTCGCCTGAAGTCCTTAAAGGCAGATGCTTAAAGAGGTCTGGCTGGACAAACAGCAGTAGCTTTGTATTGGGGAAGCCCTCCTGACTGCTGAGGGTTAAAACGCTCTGCAGTTGTAGGCTTGTTGGGTTACAATGGAAGAATGCAGTCCAGTGTGCTAAGCCTCTGTCTGTATAAAG is drawn from Accipiter gentilis chromosome 21, bAccGen1.1, whole genome shotgun sequence and contains these coding sequences:
- the LOC126048937 gene encoding uncharacterized protein LOC126048937 isoform X2, giving the protein MRSLDIHEDPTFIPEVAAEVTEDKSEAKSTSDIIKQLIDARSDSASDGFSFRGIKDYLDCYRSGKLTPSQVAKNIIAMLEDCDKSTPPLRAIVQWDQEQIMLMAEASTARYRNKCTLSYLDGIPVCLKEEFKVVPYHHRVGTVYLGTEPETEDATVTKKLREAGAIIIGVSNMHELGTGTTGCNPNRYHKIPRNPYKPNHFTGGSSSGSAAAVAAGLCPVAIGTDGGGSVRIPASFCGVVGLKGTFGRISSQGSLPLSYSTVSVGPICTSVADAAIVYSILAEPDPLYPYGLKQPKATLSGMCAPDLKGLKLGVDWTFFKACDAEVLSICEKAVEHLQGLGASVVDVSLPEMEEVRVAHVICILSEMRDFLQPDFNKHFHEMNLDTRANLALASQFTALDYITANRQRTRSMRFLREIFTTVNCILTPAVASTAPRIYESDLLTGSSDSSFTVRSMRFMQLGNFTGIPCLVVPIGYSTAGLPVSFQVMAKWWDEAVLLRIGLKLEQFRYQTKKPSIYYDILA